The Linepithema humile isolate Giens D197 chromosome 2, Lhum_UNIL_v1.0, whole genome shotgun sequence genome has a segment encoding these proteins:
- the Rbcn-3B gene encoding WD repeat-containing protein 7 isoform X5, protein MTAGTSLVVPIVLWGRIAPTHCISCVYLSRDQKTLVTGCYDGQICLWQVDPETLKMTPRCLLVGHTAPIMCLSRASVIMEQNFIVSSSESGEMCTWDLVDGKCREAVKLNNIHTQMLPYVSAGGEDVRLFCSGYYPEVLVMDPFSLEVLFTLSSRVNPDWISALHVLRPAKRKGRFYVHTNDVVLALTTTGTVKVWTLLGHENRNSEPLYEHESKQIRCLNALAMTCCPYNQRTVLIVCSKYWQIFDAGDFSVLCSVTAPRGERWMAGDFLAADRVILWSDEGHGYLFKLPANSVADNKDFHTASAEYDQPYLYCTLTQPGDKPLSCPPAMRLVTVQRQNKTLKYLLRGDSEGVVILWTVPDVTTQQLAQICQNDGTLPPALPPTVKTSLTLAWDGMKPPPVGILDQLDSGDGQGIKLTACIYLPQQSRLVVGREDGSIIIVPATQTVMLQLLHGNHQQYDDWPPHQVLLGHSGRVNCLLYPHGAASRYDRTHLVSGSVDFAVCLWDLYAGTLIHRFCVHAGEITQLMVPPDNCSPRIQKCVCSVASDHSVTLLSLAERKCVVLASRHLFPVVTIKWRPLDDFMIVGCSDGAVYVWQMETGHLDRVLHGIIAEEVLYACDENTIAAAGGSAAGGELGLANPAVHFFRGLRHRNLSAIRHATQRGLHQLQQLHGGHGPDHGNQIKAKGSPLMIQGFRSNPKDPESHILFFDIEALIVQLLSDEYGAMSPGSLEAQGLISAAEYQKVAALTQSASPDAHKKIVDFFGRVKDKAGDVERILKEKDRHGILAKMKEGAENVHTKLQAKAESVGLKSAFDGKGDNWNNSDAAKNNLKRNGAFSEPNATMEVAQLLLSLLHAWGMDPDLDRVCEGKLGLLRPMVPVSFGVLSKGGYMSLLLPTWQTQLEPVGEPATQLEQRLPAELVRQERLTRAFTARAHWELSTTLTSNHLLAVVALANTLMSMNNATFVPEQERNRKLHRPGNRGAMNWNKTEEENEEIYTVQQAQIKQGWSLLATLHCVLLPDKVTAQGGAKTFKRPQVEMMARRWQHQCVEIREAAQALLLAELGRIGPKGRKALVDNWSQYLPMYSTQEPIAPQPQNQSSPAPGSPVPPSESQPEEEYEEEELAEAESIARKPSSVAELKRKQTTAVVLLGVIGAEFGQDVTTGSQRRDNEQRRKSSIVEGFGIGNNNLARHTSMALTHLLHAPHSPKLPMHTALRRAAIDLIGRGFTVWEPYLDVSKVLLGLLEMCCDADKLVPNLTYGLPLTPQADSCRTARHALTLIATARPAAFITTMAREVARFNTLQQNAQTLNVNLGASVLTRAKPEILRIVEQLIDKMQSEMSDLLVEVMDIILHCLDPGHLKIKPLNEVFPAVCRFNQVSHCPATRRIAVGGRGGQLALYELRGNVKCQTVSAHSAPVTALAFSPEGKFLVSYSCSENKLCFWQQTSSGMFGLGNSQTRCVKSYSTAPINDVARLNPMRLARLIWINNRTVTLMLADGSETRFNV, encoded by the exons ATGACTGCAGGCACCAGTTTAGTGGTGCCCATAGTGCTATGGGGCCGTATAGCACCAACCCATTGTATTTCCTGTGTCTATTTATCCCGGGATCAAAAAACATTGGTAACAGGATGTTATGATGGGCAGATATGTTTATGGCAAGTGGATCCAGAAACATTAAAG ATGACTCCAAGATGTCTACTTGTTGGACATACCGCTCCAATAATGTGCCTCAGCCGAGCTAGTGTAATAATGGAACAAAATTTCATCGTCAGTAGCAGTGAAAGCGGAGAGATGTGTACTTGGGATCTAGTCGACGGAAAGTGTCGTGAGGCGGTGAAGCTTAATAACATTCACACACAAATGTTACCCTATGTCTCCGCGGGTGGAGAAGATGTTAGATTGTTTTGCTCCGG gTATTATCCTGAGGTTTTGGTGATGGATCCATTCAGTTTGGAGGTGCTGTTCACCTTGAGCTCTCGCGTCAATCCAGATTGGATTAGCGCTTTGCACGTTTTGCGGCCGGCCAAACGGAAAggtcggttctacgtgcataCAA ACGACGTCGTGCTGGCTCTGACGACGACGGGCACGGTGAAGGTGTGGACACTTTTGGGACACGAGAATCGGAACAGCGAGCCCTTGTACGAACACGAGAGCAAGCAAATCCGCTGCTTAAACGCGCTGGCGATGACCTGCTGTCCTTACAACCAGAGAACAGTGCTTATCGTGTGCTCTAAATACTGGCAg atattcgATGCCGGTGATTTCTCGGTCCTCTGCTCGGTAACGGCTCCACGTGGGGAACGTTGGATGGCAGGCGATTTCTTGGCCGCGGACAGGGTCATTCTGTGGAGCGACGAAGGTCatggatatttatttaagctTCCAGCAAA TAGCGTTGCGGACAACAAGGATTTCCATACCGCTAGTGCCGAATATGATCAGCCGTATCTGTACTGTACACTCACGCAGCCCGGAGATAAA ccTCTTTCCTGCCCGCCGGCTATGCGACTGGTCACCGTGCAGCGTCAGAACAAGACTCTAAAGTATCTTTTACGCGGGGACAGCGAAGGTGTAGTTATTCTCTGGACGGTGCCAGACGTGACGACGCAGCAGCTTGCTCAGATATGCCAGAACGATGGAACTCTGCCACCGGCATTGCCGCCAACTGTCAAGACAAGCCTCACCCTTGCCTGGGACGGGATGAAACCGCCTCCCGTCGGCATACTCGATCAGCTGGACTCTGGCGATGGTCAGGGTATCAAACTCACCGCCTGCATATATCTGCCGCAGCAGAGTCGGCTAGTCGTGGGCCGCGAGGACGGTAGCATCATTATCGTGCCGGCGACGCAAACCGTGATGCTTCAACTCCTCCATGGAAATCATCAGCAGTACGATG ACTGGCCACCGCATCAAGTTCTTCTGGGTCATTCGGGACGAGTGAATTGTCTGCTGTATCCTCACGGCGCAGCATCTCGCTACGATCGCACCCACCTTGTTTCCGGCTCCGTCGATTTCGCTGTCTGCCTCTGGGATTTGTATGCCGGTACACTGATCCACCGGTTTTGCGTTCACGCCGGCGAAATCACGCAGCTAATGGTGCCGCCTGACAATTGCAGT CCCAGGATACAGAAATGCGTTTGCAGTGTTGCGTCCGATCATAGCGTTACGTTGCTCTCGTTGGCCGAGAGGAAATGCGTCGTACTTGCCTCGCGACATCTTTTCCCGGTTGTAACCATCAAGTGGAGACCATTGGATGACTTCATGATAGTCGGGTGTTCGGATGGCGCCGTATACGTTTGGCAAATGGAGACCGGTCATCTGGATCGCGTGTTACACG GCATTATCGCGGAAGAGGTGCTCTATGCATGTGACGAGAACACTATAGCGGCGGCCGGCGGGTCCGCCGCCGGCGGTGAGCTAGGATTAGCCAATCCAGCCGTGCATTTCTTTAG GGGTTTGCGCCATCGAAACCTATCGGCGATCAGACACGCAACGCAGAGAGGACTGCACCAATTGCAACAGCTTCACGGTGGACACGGTCCTGATCACGGAAATCAGATAAAAGCCAAAGGCTCGCCGCTAATGATTCAGGGCTTCAGGAGTAACCCGAAGGATCCGGAGAGTCATATCCTGTTCTTCGACATAGAGGCATTGATAG TACAATTGCTCAGCGATGAATATGGTGCCATGTCGCCCGGTTCGTTAGAAGCGCAGGGGCTTATCTCCGCCGCCGAATATCAAAAAGTCGCAGCGCTTACTCAATCTGCTAGTCCCGATGCGCATAAGAAAATTGTTG ACTTTTTCGGTCGCGTCAAGGATAAGGCGGGCGATGTTGAGCGAATATTGAAGGAGAAGGATCGTCACG GTATATTGGCTAAGATGAAGGAAGGTGCGGAGAATGTGCATACTAAATTACAGGCTAAGGCGGAAAGTGTCGGCCTCAAGTCGGCATTTGATGGCAAAG GCGACAATTGGAACAACAGCGATGCGGCGAAGAACAATTTGAAACGAAACGGTGCGTTTAGCGAGCCGAACGCGACGATGGAAGTGGCACAGTTGCTTTTGAGTCTTCTGCACGCCTGGGGCATGGATCCAGATTTGGACCGGGTTTGCGAGGGAAAATTGGGTTTGCTGCGGCCTATGGTTCCAGTCTCATTCGGGGTTTTATCCAAAGGTG GTTACATGTCATTACTATTACCTACTTGGCAAACACAGCTTGAACCAGTCGGCGAACCTGCAACACAGCTGGAGCAACGTTTGCCAGCTGAATTAGTCAGGCAAGAGAGGCTTACTAGAGCATTCACCGCAAGAGCCCACTGGGAGCTATCAACGACCTTAACGAGTAATCATTTATTGGCGGTGGTTGCTTTAGCGAACACTTTGATGTCGATGAACAATGCAACGTTTGTACCTGAGCAAGAACGAAATCGGAAGCTGCACAG gCCCGGCAATAGAGGCGCGATGAATTGGAATAAGACAGAGGAGGAAAATGAGGAAATATACACAGTTCAACAGGCGCAGATCAAGCAAGGATGGTCTCTTTTGGCTACGTTGCATTGTGTATTGTTACCTGATAAAGTTACAGCACAAGGTGGCGCAAAGACTTTCAAGCGACCACAAGTCGAAATGATGGCACGAAGGTGGCAGCATCAGTGTGTGGAG ATTCGAGAAGCAGCACAGGCTCTGCTGCTTGCCGAGCTCGGCAGGATAGGCCCGAAGGGTCGCAAAGCGCTTGTCGATAACTGGTCACAGTATTTACCAATGTACAGCACTCAGGAACCTATCGCGCCGCAACCACAGAATCAAAGTTCACCGGCGCCTGGCAGTCCGGTGCCGCCGTCTGAATCACAACCAGAAGAAGAAtatgaagaagaagaattaGCTGAAG CAGAAAGTATAGCTAGGAAGCCATCGAGCGTGGCGGAATTGAAGCGAAAGCAAACCACGGCGGTGGTGCTGTTGGGCGTGATAGGGGCTGAATTTGGCCAGGACGTAACCACGGGTAGCCAAAGAAGGGACAACGAACAAAGGCGAAAGAGTTCTATCGTGGAAGGCTTCGGCATAGGAAATAATAATCTTGCTAGGCACACCAGCATGGCGCTCACTCACTTGTTGCACGCGCCTCATTCTCCGAAGTTGCCAATGCACACGGCGCTACGAAGGGCTGCGATTGATCTTATTGGCAGAGGATTCACCGTGTGGGAACCGTACCTTGATGTGTCAAAG GTTCTATTAGGCCTATTGGAAATGTGTTGCGATGCGGACAAGTTGGTGCCGAATCTGACGTACGGCCTTCCTCTCACGCCGCAGGCCGACAGCTGTCGCACAGCGCGTCACGCGTTGACGCTAATCGCTACCGCCAGACCAGCCGCCTTTATCACGACGATGGCTCGCGAAGTAGCTAGATTTAACACTCTTCAACAGAATGCTCAGACCTTAAATGTCAATTTGGGCGCGAGTGTGTTGACCAGAGCAAAGCCAGAAATTCTTAGGATCGTTGAACAACTGATTGATAAGATGCAGAGCGAGATGAGCGATCTTCTTGTGGAG GTTATGGATATCATTTTACATTGCCTTGATCCAGGTCATCTGAAAATAAAGCCTTTGAACGAAGTGTTCCCGGCTGTTTGTAGATTTAATCAG gTCAGTCATTGTCCGGCAACTCGCAGGATAGCGGTTGGTGGTCGCGGTGGCCAGTTAGCATTGTACGAATTGCGAGGTAATGTCAAATGTCAAACTGTCTCTGCTCATTCGGCGCCGGTCACCGCATTGGCGTTTTCGCCGGAAGGAAAGTTCCTTGTCAGTTATTCTTGTTCCGAGAACAAACTCTGTTTTTGGCAG cAAACCAGCAGTGGCATGTTTGGTCTGGGCAATTCGCAGACTCGCTGTGTGAAATCTTACAGTACTGCACCCATCAACGATGTGGCACGGCTGAATCCTATGCGTCTGGCACGGCTGATATGGATCAACAATCGTACAGTCACCCTAATGCTTGCCGATGGCTCGGAAACACGCTTCAATGTTTGA
- the Rbcn-3B gene encoding WD repeat-containing protein 7 isoform X7 yields MTAGTSLVVPIVLWGRIAPTHCISCVYLSRDQKTLVTGCYDGQICLWQVDPETLKMTPRCLLVGHTAPIMCLSRASVIMEQNFIVSSSESGEMCTWDLVDGKCREAVKLNNIHTQMLPYVSAGGEDVRLFCSGYYPEVLVMDPFSLEVLFTLSSRVNPDWISALHVLRPAKRKGRFYVHTNDVVLALTTTGTVKVWTLLGHENRNSEPLYEHESKQIRCLNALAMTCCPYNQRTVLIVCSKYWQIFDAGDFSVLCSVTAPRGERWMAGDFLAADRVILWSDEGHGYLFKLPANKLKGKALSSSVADNKDFHTASAEYDQPYLYCTLTQPGDKPLSCPPAMRLVTVQRQNKTLKYLLRGDSEGVVILWTVPDVTTQQLAQICQNDGTLPPALPPTVKTSLTLAWDGMKPPPVGILDQLDSGDGQGIKLTACIYLPQQSRLVVGREDGSIIIVPATQTVMLQLLHGNHQQYDDWPPHQVLLGHSGRVNCLLYPHGAASRYDRTHLVSGSVDFAVCLWDLYAGTLIHRFCVHAGEITQLMVPPDNCSPRIQKCVCSVASDHSVTLLSLAERKCVVLASRHLFPVVTIKWRPLDDFMIVGCSDGAVYVWQMETGHLDRVLHGIIAEEVLYACDENTIAAAGGSAAGGELGLANPAVHFFRGLRHRNLSAIRHATQRGLHQLQQLHGGHGPDHGNQIKAKGSPLMIQGFRSNPKDPESHILFFDIEALIVQLLSDEYGAMSPGSLEAQGLISAAEYQKVAALTQSASPDAHKKIVDFFGRVKDKAGDVERILKEKDRHGDNWNNSDAAKNNLKRNGAFSEPNATMEVAQLLLSLLHAWGMDPDLDRVCEGKLGLLRPMVPVSFGVLSKGGYMSLLLPTWQTQLEPVGEPATQLEQRLPAELVRQERLTRAFTARAHWELSTTLTSNHLLAVVALANTLMSMNNATFVPEQERNRKLHRPGNRGAMNWNKTEEENEEIYTVQQAQIKQGWSLLATLHCVLLPDKVTAQGGAKTFKRPQVEMMARRWQHQCVEIREAAQALLLAELGRIGPKGRKALVDNWSQYLPMYSTQEPIAPQPQNQSSPAPGSPVPPSESQPEEEYEEEELAEAESIARKPSSVAELKRKQTTAVVLLGVIGAEFGQDVTTGSQRRDNEQRRKSSIVEGFGIGNNNLARHTSMALTHLLHAPHSPKLPMHTALRRAAIDLIGRGFTVWEPYLDVSKVLLGLLEMCCDADKLVPNLTYGLPLTPQADSCRTARHALTLIATARPAAFITTMAREVARFNTLQQNAQTLNVNLGASVLTRAKPEILRIVEQLIDKMQSEMSDLLVEVMDIILHCLDPGHLKIKPLNEVFPAVCRFNQVSHCPATRRIAVGGRGGQLALYELRGNVKCQTVSAHSAPVTALAFSPEGKFLVSYSCSENKLCFWQQTSSGMFGLGNSQTRCVKSYSTAPINDVARLNPMRLARLIWINNRTVTLMLADGSETRFNV; encoded by the exons ATGACTGCAGGCACCAGTTTAGTGGTGCCCATAGTGCTATGGGGCCGTATAGCACCAACCCATTGTATTTCCTGTGTCTATTTATCCCGGGATCAAAAAACATTGGTAACAGGATGTTATGATGGGCAGATATGTTTATGGCAAGTGGATCCAGAAACATTAAAG ATGACTCCAAGATGTCTACTTGTTGGACATACCGCTCCAATAATGTGCCTCAGCCGAGCTAGTGTAATAATGGAACAAAATTTCATCGTCAGTAGCAGTGAAAGCGGAGAGATGTGTACTTGGGATCTAGTCGACGGAAAGTGTCGTGAGGCGGTGAAGCTTAATAACATTCACACACAAATGTTACCCTATGTCTCCGCGGGTGGAGAAGATGTTAGATTGTTTTGCTCCGG gTATTATCCTGAGGTTTTGGTGATGGATCCATTCAGTTTGGAGGTGCTGTTCACCTTGAGCTCTCGCGTCAATCCAGATTGGATTAGCGCTTTGCACGTTTTGCGGCCGGCCAAACGGAAAggtcggttctacgtgcataCAA ACGACGTCGTGCTGGCTCTGACGACGACGGGCACGGTGAAGGTGTGGACACTTTTGGGACACGAGAATCGGAACAGCGAGCCCTTGTACGAACACGAGAGCAAGCAAATCCGCTGCTTAAACGCGCTGGCGATGACCTGCTGTCCTTACAACCAGAGAACAGTGCTTATCGTGTGCTCTAAATACTGGCAg atattcgATGCCGGTGATTTCTCGGTCCTCTGCTCGGTAACGGCTCCACGTGGGGAACGTTGGATGGCAGGCGATTTCTTGGCCGCGGACAGGGTCATTCTGTGGAGCGACGAAGGTCatggatatttatttaagctTCCAGCAAA CAAGCTGAAGGGCAAGGCTCTCAGCAG TAGCGTTGCGGACAACAAGGATTTCCATACCGCTAGTGCCGAATATGATCAGCCGTATCTGTACTGTACACTCACGCAGCCCGGAGATAAA ccTCTTTCCTGCCCGCCGGCTATGCGACTGGTCACCGTGCAGCGTCAGAACAAGACTCTAAAGTATCTTTTACGCGGGGACAGCGAAGGTGTAGTTATTCTCTGGACGGTGCCAGACGTGACGACGCAGCAGCTTGCTCAGATATGCCAGAACGATGGAACTCTGCCACCGGCATTGCCGCCAACTGTCAAGACAAGCCTCACCCTTGCCTGGGACGGGATGAAACCGCCTCCCGTCGGCATACTCGATCAGCTGGACTCTGGCGATGGTCAGGGTATCAAACTCACCGCCTGCATATATCTGCCGCAGCAGAGTCGGCTAGTCGTGGGCCGCGAGGACGGTAGCATCATTATCGTGCCGGCGACGCAAACCGTGATGCTTCAACTCCTCCATGGAAATCATCAGCAGTACGATG ACTGGCCACCGCATCAAGTTCTTCTGGGTCATTCGGGACGAGTGAATTGTCTGCTGTATCCTCACGGCGCAGCATCTCGCTACGATCGCACCCACCTTGTTTCCGGCTCCGTCGATTTCGCTGTCTGCCTCTGGGATTTGTATGCCGGTACACTGATCCACCGGTTTTGCGTTCACGCCGGCGAAATCACGCAGCTAATGGTGCCGCCTGACAATTGCAGT CCCAGGATACAGAAATGCGTTTGCAGTGTTGCGTCCGATCATAGCGTTACGTTGCTCTCGTTGGCCGAGAGGAAATGCGTCGTACTTGCCTCGCGACATCTTTTCCCGGTTGTAACCATCAAGTGGAGACCATTGGATGACTTCATGATAGTCGGGTGTTCGGATGGCGCCGTATACGTTTGGCAAATGGAGACCGGTCATCTGGATCGCGTGTTACACG GCATTATCGCGGAAGAGGTGCTCTATGCATGTGACGAGAACACTATAGCGGCGGCCGGCGGGTCCGCCGCCGGCGGTGAGCTAGGATTAGCCAATCCAGCCGTGCATTTCTTTAG GGGTTTGCGCCATCGAAACCTATCGGCGATCAGACACGCAACGCAGAGAGGACTGCACCAATTGCAACAGCTTCACGGTGGACACGGTCCTGATCACGGAAATCAGATAAAAGCCAAAGGCTCGCCGCTAATGATTCAGGGCTTCAGGAGTAACCCGAAGGATCCGGAGAGTCATATCCTGTTCTTCGACATAGAGGCATTGATAG TACAATTGCTCAGCGATGAATATGGTGCCATGTCGCCCGGTTCGTTAGAAGCGCAGGGGCTTATCTCCGCCGCCGAATATCAAAAAGTCGCAGCGCTTACTCAATCTGCTAGTCCCGATGCGCATAAGAAAATTGTTG ACTTTTTCGGTCGCGTCAAGGATAAGGCGGGCGATGTTGAGCGAATATTGAAGGAGAAGGATCGTCACG GCGACAATTGGAACAACAGCGATGCGGCGAAGAACAATTTGAAACGAAACGGTGCGTTTAGCGAGCCGAACGCGACGATGGAAGTGGCACAGTTGCTTTTGAGTCTTCTGCACGCCTGGGGCATGGATCCAGATTTGGACCGGGTTTGCGAGGGAAAATTGGGTTTGCTGCGGCCTATGGTTCCAGTCTCATTCGGGGTTTTATCCAAAGGTG GTTACATGTCATTACTATTACCTACTTGGCAAACACAGCTTGAACCAGTCGGCGAACCTGCAACACAGCTGGAGCAACGTTTGCCAGCTGAATTAGTCAGGCAAGAGAGGCTTACTAGAGCATTCACCGCAAGAGCCCACTGGGAGCTATCAACGACCTTAACGAGTAATCATTTATTGGCGGTGGTTGCTTTAGCGAACACTTTGATGTCGATGAACAATGCAACGTTTGTACCTGAGCAAGAACGAAATCGGAAGCTGCACAG gCCCGGCAATAGAGGCGCGATGAATTGGAATAAGACAGAGGAGGAAAATGAGGAAATATACACAGTTCAACAGGCGCAGATCAAGCAAGGATGGTCTCTTTTGGCTACGTTGCATTGTGTATTGTTACCTGATAAAGTTACAGCACAAGGTGGCGCAAAGACTTTCAAGCGACCACAAGTCGAAATGATGGCACGAAGGTGGCAGCATCAGTGTGTGGAG ATTCGAGAAGCAGCACAGGCTCTGCTGCTTGCCGAGCTCGGCAGGATAGGCCCGAAGGGTCGCAAAGCGCTTGTCGATAACTGGTCACAGTATTTACCAATGTACAGCACTCAGGAACCTATCGCGCCGCAACCACAGAATCAAAGTTCACCGGCGCCTGGCAGTCCGGTGCCGCCGTCTGAATCACAACCAGAAGAAGAAtatgaagaagaagaattaGCTGAAG CAGAAAGTATAGCTAGGAAGCCATCGAGCGTGGCGGAATTGAAGCGAAAGCAAACCACGGCGGTGGTGCTGTTGGGCGTGATAGGGGCTGAATTTGGCCAGGACGTAACCACGGGTAGCCAAAGAAGGGACAACGAACAAAGGCGAAAGAGTTCTATCGTGGAAGGCTTCGGCATAGGAAATAATAATCTTGCTAGGCACACCAGCATGGCGCTCACTCACTTGTTGCACGCGCCTCATTCTCCGAAGTTGCCAATGCACACGGCGCTACGAAGGGCTGCGATTGATCTTATTGGCAGAGGATTCACCGTGTGGGAACCGTACCTTGATGTGTCAAAG GTTCTATTAGGCCTATTGGAAATGTGTTGCGATGCGGACAAGTTGGTGCCGAATCTGACGTACGGCCTTCCTCTCACGCCGCAGGCCGACAGCTGTCGCACAGCGCGTCACGCGTTGACGCTAATCGCTACCGCCAGACCAGCCGCCTTTATCACGACGATGGCTCGCGAAGTAGCTAGATTTAACACTCTTCAACAGAATGCTCAGACCTTAAATGTCAATTTGGGCGCGAGTGTGTTGACCAGAGCAAAGCCAGAAATTCTTAGGATCGTTGAACAACTGATTGATAAGATGCAGAGCGAGATGAGCGATCTTCTTGTGGAG GTTATGGATATCATTTTACATTGCCTTGATCCAGGTCATCTGAAAATAAAGCCTTTGAACGAAGTGTTCCCGGCTGTTTGTAGATTTAATCAG gTCAGTCATTGTCCGGCAACTCGCAGGATAGCGGTTGGTGGTCGCGGTGGCCAGTTAGCATTGTACGAATTGCGAGGTAATGTCAAATGTCAAACTGTCTCTGCTCATTCGGCGCCGGTCACCGCATTGGCGTTTTCGCCGGAAGGAAAGTTCCTTGTCAGTTATTCTTGTTCCGAGAACAAACTCTGTTTTTGGCAG cAAACCAGCAGTGGCATGTTTGGTCTGGGCAATTCGCAGACTCGCTGTGTGAAATCTTACAGTACTGCACCCATCAACGATGTGGCACGGCTGAATCCTATGCGTCTGGCACGGCTGATATGGATCAACAATCGTACAGTCACCCTAATGCTTGCCGATGGCTCGGAAACACGCTTCAATGTTTGA